The following nucleotide sequence is from Silene latifolia isolate original U9 population unplaced genomic scaffold, ASM4854445v1 scaffold_531, whole genome shotgun sequence.
ttagCTTATCGTTTGTTCAATTGTGTTATCTTTGCTTATTTTCAACGACTGCAACTGCATCATGCCAGGATCACTGACACAGCTTATACAACTGACTAAACAAATATCCCTCCACCAGTTGCAGGGAAGATGAGATAATGATGGTTTCAAGTTATAGTCTCTGCTCAGCCTAGTTCCCCTCTACGATTTTCCGAACCCATTCACTCTTTCCACATAAAGGACGCCTAATTTTTACAACAGAGTATATCAATCAATAATCAATAAGCCACATTGTTCAAAAGCATCCTCCACACAAAGGCAAACGAAGAGAGTACACTGCATAAATACATGTCACTTATTCTGACTTCTTCAGCTAAGTGTAGTACTTCATTCGCATACATACACGGAGTACTCATACATTCTCCTACGTTAGATAGCAATAAATCAACCAAATCACTTCCATAATAAGATGATCAACAATTCAACAATAAATCGACAAAGTACGAGAAAAGAGCATTACAAGTAAAGACGATATTGATTCTTCACTAACACCAAAATTGTTTCGCCTGCCACATGAAGCACGCTATAAGCTGCAGAGCAACCTTTTACACCATAGTTCGGCAAAACAGGCCGAGTCATGATACACTTCCATTGACAACTCTTGATCGAATACTTTTTCTATCAGGCCTACTCTTCCTTTTATGTAACTCAATCTCCACTTCCACCATCCTGAGAATAGTAATCCATAGGTAATCACCACCATTCCCAATCTTTCCTTTGTCGTTTACATCATCACAACCACAACTTCCACCATTACTCTTACAATCACCACTACCACAACTGCCATTGTCACCAACATTTCTCTCCCACCAACCAGGAATCAACCCTAACGCAATCTCAGCCTCAAAGGGATTCAACAGCGGTCTCTGAAACGCCTCCCCCCAATCAATAGACAACCTAGGCACCACAATTTGAACCAAGCATCCACGGAATCCTCGAACAACTCAATTCTAGCAGGTGAAATCTCCGACATCAAAACAACCGTCCACGACATCCCTTTCTCCTCCATTTTCTTCTCTAGCCTCTCCAAAATGCGCGGATTCCCTGGCCGACCAAGGGTCCCCAACACAACCCCAATTCTTTTGCCTCTTTGGCCTTCAACACCGCTTCATCCTGGCATTCTTCATCCCAACATGATCATAATCCTCCAAAAACAACCTCCTAAATAGGATCACTATACGCCTTTACCCCCGGATTAGCAATCCATAAACATCAATAATCTCATCACTGTCAATCAACAATAACAAACTCCCCGTCAATCAGCGCTGGACACTCGGCACCCAGTACAACCAACACCTCCCCAGCGAAAGCGGTTTCGGCTTAACCAAGGCCCTAAGCCTAAACCCTCCAACTGAGGCTTTGCCGCACGAATAAGCAAATCTAAAATTGAATAGTCCCCCAACCAAGCCGATTACACTCCAATCCACTGGACGCAACAGTCTCACACAGCTTCCTCATCAATAGCGATATCAACGAAGACATAAAGACAAGGCACGGCGGTGTAGTCAGCAGGAACAAGACAGAGTGACCATAGtggaccaagatgtggatcatcGAGTGATGCGGCAGCAAGGTCATCAACACCCAGCAAGCGCCGTAAGTGACGTCAGCGAGGATGAAGACGGCGGAGGCGGAAGCGAAGGTGCGGAAGATGTCGGATAGGGTTAGGGAAGTATGAAAGTCCTTCAGGGAGTTGGAGGGCGACTACGTGGTGATGAGGTTGGAAGGGGAGGATGCGGTGGATGGTTTTGTGGATTTCGAAGTTGTAGTTTGATGGGAGGAGTGATATTGCGGTGTTTAGTGAAGGATTGTTTAGGATTGATGGTGGGATCTGGTTGCGAATGAAGCGTTTTGGTGGTGGTTTTAGAGGTCGGGTGCTGCTGCTGGTGGAGTGGTGATGGTGGTTTGATCAGGTGGTGAGGTTGTCGGGGTTTTGTCTCATTTTGGAACGATGTTTAATGGATTCAAGTGTAAACTTGGCAAGTTTCTTGTTTGTTTTTTTGGTGCCAGCAAGTTTCTTCTTTGTAACCAGTAAAGATTGTGCCAACTAGGGTGGGTCTAGGTTTTAAACTCACCAAATCAGACCCAATTTGCCATCCCTTGCTACTAATCTCCTTTTATAATCCTCTTATCGCGAATAAAACCTCTGCCTTAAGTTTTTTTAATTTAAAGAGGCTTTTCTCCTGGATGATATGGTGCAGAAGACTACTCTCAAGCAAGGTCACGGGGAGATTATGATCTTGCTTGAATCACCTTAATCATGATTAACAAAAAAATTAACATGACCTAGTATGAAATAAGGTCATCTCATGACTTTCTTGAGTTATCTTGACCTTACATTCAAAACTTACTTTTGTTGGACACA
It contains:
- the LOC141639681 gene encoding LOW QUALITY PROTEIN: uncharacterized protein LOC141639681 (The sequence of the model RefSeq protein was modified relative to this genomic sequence to represent the inferred CDS: inserted 8 bases in 6 codons; deleted 2 bases in 1 codon; substituted 1 base at 1 genomic stop codon), encoding WVERREYLEPPLVADGDVGGGEVVVLVLSVEVCLFAFEGPLGRGFVAWLGRFGVVGWSLRRFAALMGGRLGGKRYGCGGRVDQAGEVLITFLNLERSNGVDVTLLGSLYWGDGNMYAVREDSTSSSTRPLKPPPKRFIRNQIPPSILNNPSLNTAISLLPSNYNFEIHKTIHRILPFQPHHHVVALQLPEGLSYFXLTLSDIFRTFASASAVFILADVTYGACWVDDLAAASLDDPHLGPLWSLCLVPADYTAVPCLYVFVDIAIDEEAVRIVILFRRLFLEDYDHVGMKNARMKRCXRPKRQKNWGXVLGTLGRPGNPRILERLEKKMEEKGMSWTVVLMSEISPARIELFEDSVDAWXQIVVPRLSIDWGEAFQRPLLNPFEAEIALGLIPGWWERNVGDNGSCGSGDCKSNGGSCGCDDVNDKGKIGNGGDXPMDYYSQDGGXWRLSYIKGRXRPDRKSIRSRVVNGSVS